Genomic segment of Citrus sinensis cultivar Valencia sweet orange chromosome 7, DVS_A1.0, whole genome shotgun sequence:
AGGAtgtctttattctttttattttattttacaatttgctTGCTCTACTTAGTAAATGTAAttacttaataaatttaattttatcattttaaatgaccatttattttaaatatattatgtattcgaaaatatattatatgatacATATCTAATGTTTTAGCGAAAGGATCGCAGACAAGAGGGTTAAATTCTCGATAGATtccatatatatgtgtgtatgtatttGAAAGGgctaaaaattgaatttatctTTGTTCACCCTCTgcgtttttaaataaattaaaataaaaaaataaatggaaacgtaatttaaaataaatagaaacatcgtggaaaattttttaataaactaaaaacaCAGGGGCATACAAGATAACATTCACGAGCGACTCACCAAACTAGGGTTTTAGGCTTTATAAATCAATCCCTTCGTTTCGTCTCCTCATTTGGAAAACCAGCAGTCGCCAGTCGCAGGCCAACGTGCGCTCTCCGCtaaggtttttttttgggttcacGTCGCTTATTTGATTTCGATTCAGTTCATAAGTTAACTTTTCAATTTGGATTATAATGTCGTGCTTTTTTTTAGGTAAAAAAGAGTAAATATTTGAACAAACAACAAGAAGACAATGTCAGGGTTAGTACTTACTCTCCTCTTTATCGTGTGCTTCTGTTTTGTGTTTGGCTTCGTGGATTTTGTGAAAGAATAGATTTTGTTTCGTTATCCGAAAGTATCTTGTGTATTATCTTATGTAGCCTAATCCACTTTATTGCTGTATGTTGTTCttggttttgtatttttaatttaatttaatttttttgtatgtAATAGGTAATTAGATTGATTTTATGTATTGGGTTCTTGGGTTTTGAATGAGATGTGTTGGTTTTCTGTTATACGTAGAGATGTGTTTCAGTTCCTTGGCATTGTTGAATATGGCAAATGAAGATTTTGAAACTTGTGAAGATAAGCGTAACTTTGTGATGTAATACTTTTATGAGGGATGATTTAGGAGCTTTGGGTTGGTTACTGACTTTCTGATTTTGATCTCTAATGCTTTGCAGTGATGAGGCTGCCCCTGCTGTTGAGACAGCACCTCCTGCCCCCCTTGGTGAGGCAATGGATCTGATGACGGCTTTGCAGGTTGTGTTGAGAAAATCACTTGCTCATGGTGGTCTTGCTCGTGGCCTTCATGAAGGTGCCAAAGTGATTGAAAAGCATGCTGCCCAGCTCTGTGTATTGGCTGAGGATTGTAACCAACCTGACTATGTGAAATTGGTCAAGGCACTCTGTGCTGACCATAACGTAAGCTTGTTGACGGTTCCCAGTGCCAAGACCCTCGGCGAGTGGGCTGGTGTAAGTATTtaatgcattaaaaaaaaaatttctttaatgttGGACCTGCAgtgttaatttctttgttgGTGATTGTGTTCTTCACtttgcatatattttttttaaaaatcatgatGTTTCTCTAATGTTGCCTGCCTgtgttattttgtttgttggtGATTTTGTTCTTTGCTTTGCGAATCATGTCAGTCTTGAACATAACACACTGTGTCGCTGATGCGCCTCCGGTTTCTTGCTAACCATAGATGCTATGTAATGTTTGCCATGTGGGTGTGAGTTGAGTGACAAAGGCATAATTGTTGTCAATAGAAATACAATCTTATGCAAGTGTTTGTTCGGAGCTCAAGTTGTCATTCACTCTCAGTTGAAATACTTGCAACCAATCTTTTGTGGTGGAATGCATTTTTTGGTAGTGGCAACTAAGTTTGCGCACTTTAATGTTTGACCCTCTCTGTGATACAGTTGTGCAAGATTGACTCAGAGGGAAAGGCCAGGAAGGTTGTGGGTTGTTCCTGTGTTGTTGTGAAGGTAAGAATTGTAATCCATAGAAGCATTTTCATGATGTTTCATTGCAATGGGTTGTCATCTGACCTGGTTTTACATTTGCCTGTTTGTTTTCAGGATTTCGGAGAGGAAAGCGATGGTCTTAACGTTGTTCAGCAGCACATCAAGTCTCACTGAGTAGCAGTGATGGATTCGTAGTtcaacttttatatttatagagaGGGCCTTGTCTTTTTTCTGTCAAATTGTGTTTGGTTGTCTCACTCCAAGGAGATTTTGTGTTCGTTAGTTGCTATTACTTTTAGTACTTTTGTTCCTCAATCCTTTATTGCAACTGAAAACATCAATCCTTTTCTATATTTTTGCTGGATTGAATCTTTTCAAAGTGAAACTCATTTGTGGTTTTGAGCCAAATATGAAACTCAGTACTGTTAAAATTTGTTTCAGCATCGTACTCTACGCGTTCcattatacatttttatagACAATGGATATTAAGTTCACATTTCTTTGTGAGTGCTTGCAGTTGTAGCCATGCTGGCTGGCATCATCAAATCGTTGAGTTTATAAATTGGATAATGAGAATTTAACAGATTGCAGCATACTAATAGGACAATTTAGTTAACGTATTTGAGccatttttaatgaaatcttGTGGGATTTAAATTGAATGGTGGTATGGTagaacaaaattaacaaaacatTAACCGTTGTTACTCTGTTTTAATTGCAATTTCCAAATGGCTAATGGTCAAAGCTACGAGGCAATCATGTATTCTAGTTCGATTGAAGACTAATAGTTAAACGGAAATGAGGGTGCAAAAGCCTGCATAAATGGGTTTTAAAGGGAgatgaattgatgaaaaattgCATTGGATgggtggaaaaataaaatcgtataaaaaaaaaaggaaaagagaaaaggaaaaatgtttgaaaCAGGTCATACTGACGGATGTGAAAGCAACATAGAACAAGGCAAATGATAGAAAAGAATCCGAAACGGGGGTATATTTGTTTTGGTCTCAGTGCTTGCATGCTCCACACTTTGCATGCTTGCTTTAggtgtttttgtttatttgcgAGGTGGGCTAGTTACTAGTTAGTAAAGCAACTGAGCGAGCAACTAAGGCAAGTGCGTGCTAGTGTTTTGTTTAATAAGCTATAAATGAGTCAGTTTCTTCGTGGGTTTTCGATAAAAATCCAAACATTTCATTTTGCAATGACTTGAGGAGGGTAAAAAAAGATGGAGTTTTAGTTGTCTTCCAGGATTTGCTTCTAGGGTTTTTGTGTTTGAGTTAGGAAAGTGAAAATGGGTTCTTcaaagagagagattgagCTTGAGGAGCAACTTAAGGATGCTGGCAACTTGCTTCTCAACCCGCCATCTCCTGTTGATGAAGTTATTAATCTACTTGATGTAAAAATCCcaccttttgtttttgttctttattatcTCTTCATGTAtttgtttctaatttttctgtgttttgaattttattacttgttgtttGGTCAAATGggttttttgttgtttgtcgattaatttcttataaagGTGTAATCTTCtggtgtttttgttttttttttttatgggtcTTTCAATTAGTCCAATGGAATGTGAAATAAGGAGCTATAATTTGGACAGGGTTTATCATTGTTTGTAGGTTTAATGGTTTCATGTTCTTgttataatttgtttgtttagaTCACCCATTTGCATGTTGAATGATAGATAATATAGACTTTTCAGGttgattttctgtttgtgttATGAGCATAGTGAGTGTCGATGATTGTTAGTTTTATGTGGgcttttctttataaattcatGGTGCAATGTTTGGTACTTCGAATGTGTTTATATAGCCtgcattttgttgttttcatgggttgataattgttaattttatgtcTTTCCTTTTTGCAACTGATAATTGACAGGTTTTGGTACTTTCATCTGAtaaatgtttgtttgtttgataaaatgatGCGAATGTTAGCATTGTTAATATTCAAAGTATTTTTGGGCTCTATGTTCATATAATTGTTTATAGTTTAGGTTTTGGCACATTTGATGAATTGATTGTGTTTTAAATCAACTTTTATGTTTGAGTCATAGCTTCTGTATTTCTTCTAATGCATATCTTGACTGTTTTGTTCTGAAATCATTACCCTTTTTGCCCAATTCTTACCAGTTCATTATGTGCCTTCATATAATGTTAAATCCTTTTGGTTCTGTCTCTGTTAGAAAGTTGAGCACTTGCTTGCAAATGTGGAGCAAGCACCATCAAGATCAATGCGAGATGCTCTTCTACCAACAATGAAGGGATTAATTACAAATGATCTTTTGAGACGCTCAGACATGGATGTGAGGTTGTCAGTAACATCTTGCATTAGTGAGATTACCAGAATAACAGCACCAGATTCTCCCTATGATGATGAACTAATGAAGGTAAATTTTAGAACAGTTCTCATTTCTTCACCATGGCATATTGTATTAATCTAAAAATGCAGTGAAATTTCTTCAATACTGTATATGCAGTTAGGTGATTTTTCATAGATTCTTATGTTGCCTGTTTTCCAATTACTTGGTGCACAGGAATTCTTTCAACTGGCTGTATCAGCTTTTGAAAACTTGTCCCATGCATCTGGTCGCTATTATATGAAGGCACTATCCATTCTTGACACTGTTGCTAAGGTTAGGTCATGCTTGCTGATGTTGGACCTTGAGTGCGACAAATTGGTCGTTGAGATGTTTCAACATTTCCTAAAAGTCATCAGGTAAGCTCCTTATTGATggtttttacatttttcttattgtctTCTTGCTTATGCATTTGATTATCTCAATGATTAGAATTATTGCCAACTTCTAGAAATTAAGAATGCTTGACTTGTGGAAGTCTAAGGTTGAACTGAAGTTACAAATTGTAGAacttttcttgattttctttaggAATCTTATATAGCCTGCTCAAACTTATTCAATAATGGGACCATAATATTCTTTCTTGAATATTTGACATATGGAACTAGAATGGTTGGCAAACCGCAAAAGATTATGTTACTGGGTAAGAGCTCAAGTGCTCATTTATAGACTATAGTATTCAAGCTCGAACTTGCCAACTCATGTGAGAAGCATTGACAACCTTAGCACTAATGtaacaataaaaacaacttaatGTCTTGGGTTAATGCAAATGATGCAAATATAAGACTACTTGATCAAACTAGCCTTTGATACAATGTTAAGTTACCAAAAGATTAAGCTAATAGATAGGGGATATTGTactaatttattgttttatatattatcGTGGCAGATGGATCAAGATATAGAATCAGGGATATATATTCAGATGAGTGAATGGCCGTTTCCTGTTTGATTGTTACCTCTAAGATCTCAAGTTTGAACTATGCAATTCATCATTAGTCTTTTGATGCCTCGCTCAGTCAGAATATCTGAAATTTGGATGGTAGTTTCTGGAGGATGGTGAATACTCGTCTCTGTCCATTGTtgtttggttgctgttgacatGTTACCTATGCCACTTTAACGGCTGGAATTGTTATCGAGGGTCCGTGTCTTATTACGTTGTTTAATAATCATTATTGATAGCAGTATGATAGCAGGGGAGCACtgctataaaaaattatcattttttcttgttgattcaaaatataattcataCAAAAACAGTAGCTGCCATTTATTTGGTAAAGAAACCGAGTCAGGAGAAGCTGTCTCACTTTAATTGAGTTGACAATCATCTTGGCAATGAAAAGGTGAAATATTACACGAAATTCAAATGCAAGGGAAAATTTGTCTGTGGTATGTGTTCAGGGAAAACTTAGTTTCATTGTAGTTATCCCTGAGTACATTTTCAGTTTCACGAAGTGCAGCATTGTCTTTGGAACATTATAAGTTGGTAGTCATAGTGTTGGTCTATAGGTGAACCTGTAGTGTTTTGTGATATATAGCGCCACTAAAGTTGTTTGTTATGATGTTCTCAATACATTTGATACatgatttaaaatgaaatgttCTTTGCCTTTCATTTTACTGTAGCAACAGCTGAAATCTTGATGCAGTGCTACATTTCTTACCAACTGCAACCATCTTCTGTACATGATTCTGACAGTGTTTTTGCTGAATTCTAAGGTCCAACCATCCGCATTTTGTATTTGCGGCCATGGAGACAATTATGACCCTTGTCATCGATGAAAGTGAAGATGTTTCCTGGGATCTTCTTCGTATTCTTTTGGCTAGTGTCCGAAAGGAGAATCAGGTAATCATTCTTTCTcctttcccccccccccccccccccccctcttttGATAGTCTCATTAGTTTTCTGATATTTGATTAACCTGGTTTCTTTGTCATTTCAGGATGTCTCTCCTACTTCTTGGAAGCTAGGAGAGAAGGTTTTCACTAAATGTGCTGCTAAGCTTAAAACCAATCTGAAGGAAGCAGTGCAGTCTAGAGGCATTGCGTTGGACGATTATGCTGAGATAGTTGCCTGTATATGTGGAAGTGATGATGAAAACCCTCAGCATGGTCATCTCATTGGTTCTGAGAACCAGTTGGTATGTTAACTTCACTTTCTTTGTAGCCCTATAAATGTGACTGGTTTTCTCTGTGATATTGTCTTATGATCATGGAATTGCATGCATGGAGTGGTTCAGAGTAGATTTAGCACTGATATAGCACTGACATCTTTTGCTGACTTAATATCATGCAAGCTTGTGTCTTTATTATGTTCCTAAAGTTCATTTCAATTCTTAGCTGCTGTCATTTGGActtcttcaatttctcttGGATTTTTGGACAAAATACACTAAGCTGTATGAACTGTTTGAACTTGGAAACGTTGCTGTTTCATATTTCTGCATTTTCCTGCAGtcttttctataatttttaaactctCCGCCTTTCTACTGGGACAAACCCAATGGTTGGGTAGTTTCTTAATGTTCAGTTTTCAAGGTGCAAAAAATCTAAAGGAAGGTTGTCGGCTAGAGAGCATTTGACCGATAAAATGAACTTCTGCAAATGAAATTGGAGAATACTGAAATTCCTAAACTGTGTCAAAGATGTTCATAAAATGTAAAAGCACATGTCTAGAATGGAGCAATAGCCATGTAAGGGCAGCCCAAATGTGGATACAATGTCTTCAGTGAAATGTCcttatatcataatttcaagataaataatgGAAGGATCTTGTGGACATTTTCTTTTGGTATGTTGGTGTTTGTCTCTCATATGTTTGTGTGCTTGAACACTGACACGCTTGGACTTAGGTATTCCCACTGCATCGGTGCCCAGTTCTGCTGTTTTTTTCCAAGTGTTAAGAGTTTAGAGTAGTATTCCCCTTTTCGGGAGCTTGCTCACCTTCTTGAATCTTTGATTATCTTCTGAAAAAAGGGGATCCCTATTTCTCCTCCTCTGAAACAAGCCTTTACTTTCATGTTGATTTTAGTCAAttggggagaaaaaaaattcagaatgGATTCACTAATGCTTATTTGTCCGAAGCTGATTCGGATGGTGCTGAAACCAGCCATCTATTGTTGTTTTAACTTCTGTTCTCTTATATATATCATTCAAACTTTCTTTGGAAGCCATACTAACTTATCTGGCTTATGATTTACTGCATTCATAGCAAACTTGAAGCTAGAGCAGTCTCCATATACATAATCACAACTGTAGATCAGATGTTTTGTTTGATTGCATAAACATGCCTCAGGCAGATTAAACAAGTTGATCATAGTGCAAGTTGAAGTGGGCCTATAATAGTGACATTGATCCCAGAGATATAAGtcttttagttctttttttttttaacccctTTTTTTCTATATTCTTGTATTgtcatcatttttcaaaatgattgtttttgaattatttgtgcTTTTGTTTGCTTCTGTTGATCAGGCAACTAAGGAACCAGATCCTCCCTGCCTCGGAGAAGTTGTCCATGATGTGGATGGTATTTCCAAGTCAGTGACAAGCAATGGAACTGCCGCAAGTAGAAATGAGGACTCTGTTGTAAAAGATAAGCTCTCAAATGTATTAGAGCGGTGCTCTCAAGTTGAGCGTTCCCAAAGTATTGATGCAAAATGTAGTGCTGGACCTGATACTTCGGACTCTTTGAGGAATCTGAAGTCGGAAACTGAGCCAGAGAGTGCTCCAAGAAAAAGGGGTCGGAAACCTAATTCTTTGATGAACCCAGAGGAAGGCTATGACCATTCTTGGATTTCTAGTGGAAGAAAAATTGCCAAAGTACCTGGTCGCAGAAAGTCAGATGATAAGGGAGTTGATTGTTCACCCTCTTTAAACCAAGATTCCAAGAAAGAAGCTCTAAACTTGACAGATAAAATGTTGGATGACCCTACTGCATCACTAAAAAGTGGCCTTCCTGATGGAAGTCATCACAGAAGGGGCCGGACAAAGAAACAAGGAAGCACAGTGAATCAAAATGCtgatcataattccttgtcAGTAAGTCTGAGTACCCGAGTCGAGGAGACAGCCTCAGGTTCTGCAGATTTCAGTTTGAGAAAGAAGCCTGAAGACAGATCTGACACTGAAATAAAACATCGCAAACGCTCAAAGACTAATGAGGAGATAAGTCAACCTCCTGGATATGGAGTTTCAGAAAAGGAAGCTGTGGTTCCAAGTGCTGACAAGGAAAAACCATTGCAACTGTCGGTTACAAAGAAAAGGCGAAGGAGTTTGGTTGTTGCAATTTCAGCTCAAAATATTTCTGAAGCATCTGGTGGTAAggtatgaaatattttaactttttagaGTCGTATTTGgccttataatatatttttttttgggcataaggtctcatttaatttttctcactTGTCAATTACTATatatagaagaagaagacttCTAAGGGTGCAGTTAAATCACCAAATATAGATGAAAATTACTCGGAGGATACTCCTAAAACAGAAATCAAGAGGAAGCATACCTCTGGAAAGGAAGAGGTATGGgtttgttgtaattttattgttgtatttaataattattaatattttattattataatttatctattttgcCCTATAACCTGTAACTTGTCAGTGGACCAGCAAGTTCCTATTCCCTTTGGGTGTTTAACAAATGTGGGTTGTGATACTACTTCTCATCTTGTCTTCATCTCTTATGAATTATATAGAAAAAGTTAATCTCTAAGGCTCGGGCTAAATCATCTGATAGAGATGGGTCTCACTCAAAGGAAACTCCTAAATCAGAAGTCAAGAAGCATTCTGTTGGGAAGGAAAAGgtataaatttgttattattattgcttaacttttaaattattggtGGATCAGCGATGACTACCTAATCTCACATTATCTTCCACTCACATGAATGGTATAGAAGAAGGTGATTTCTAAGGCTATTGCTAAATCATCTAATAAAAATCACTTGGAGGAAACTCCTACAACAGAAATCAAGAAGAAGCTTACTGCCAGAAAGGAAGAGGTAGGGATTTGTCTGTGTTATTATTTTGCTGTATAACTTATTGGTGGGTTAGCAAGTGTTCCTATTCCCCCTtggtatttgataaataattatgatataaGTTTTCATGCTGCCTTCTAATCTTGTGAACTgtatagaagaagaagatttcCAAGGCTGGAGCTAAATCATTTGATGGAAATTGCTCAGCAGAAACTCCTAAAACTGGAGTCAAACGAAAGCATACTGCCGGCAAAGAAATGGTACAAAATTTGGTTTTCCTTTCTGTCCTATAAATTGTAACTTCAAGGTGGtcggtgttttttttttttttaaacctatgttgcttttgttttctttcttctatTTCGTTTGTTCCTTTTCTCCCCAAACCTTTTGTGCCATTGCTTTTGATCTCTGCAATTATAATTCTTCTGGACCATTTGCCTTGTTTACAATAAAGATGTACAGAAAATGCTCAGTTGATTATCAGCATTGCTATTCGTAAATCATTATTGAGAATTATATCAGGTGCTGTATATGCCATTTAGTTCCCCTAATTTAATGGTTGAATTGAATTTGGTTTTACTTTTCCATTGTTTATGGCTTCTGTAGATAGTGTTCCCTGTAGTGCTGTTGAACAGACCGATATATACAGAATTATCTACCGCCATATAtcattttaacataaaaagttATTCATAATCCATATGACAATAAGCATCTTGAAAGTTCATAAGAAGTTTTGACTGCTGATTATCTGTGTGCCACATTAGTGAGAGAGACTGATATGCATATTCCCTCAT
This window contains:
- the LOC102614026 gene encoding sister chromatid cohesion protein PDS5 homolog C-like isoform X3; translation: MGSSKREIELEEQLKDAGNLLLNPPSPVDEVINLLDKVEHLLANVEQAPSRSMRDALLPTMKGLITNDLLRRSDMDVRLSVTSCISEITRITAPDSPYDDELMKEFFQLAVSAFENLSHASGRYYMKALSILDTVAKVRSCLLMLDLECDKLVVEMFQHFLKVIRSNHPHFVFAAMETIMTLVIDESEDVSWDLLRILLASVRKENQDVSPTSWKLGEKVFTKCAAKLKTNLKEAVQSRGIALDDYAEIVACICGSDDENPQHGHLIGSENQLATKEPDPPCLGEVVHDVDGISKSVTSNGTAASRNEDSVVKDKLSNVLERCSQVERSQSIDAKCSAGPDTSDSLRNLKSETEPESAPRKRGRKPNSLMNPEEGYDHSWISSGRKIAKVPGRRKSDDKGVDCSPSLNQDSKKEALNLTDKMLDDPTASLKSGLPDGSHHRRGRTKKQGSTVNQNADHNSLSVSLSTRVEETASGSADFSLRKKPEDRSDTEIKHRKRSKTNEEISQPPGYGVSEKEAVVPSADKEKPLQLSVTKKRRRSLVVAISAQNISEASGGKKKKTSKGAVKSPNIDENYSEDTPKTEIKRKHTSGKEEKKLISKARAKSSDRDGSHSKETPKSEVKKHSVGKEKKKVISKAIAKSSNKNHLEETPTTEIKKKLTARKEEKKISKAGAKSFDGNCSAETPKTGVKRKHTAGKEMDSEAPALNEQLVGSRIKVWWPMDETFYKGVVDNYDPIKKKHRILYADGDEEILNLKKERWELIKGGSSAEEQETDVLKPDGSSDILPKGKEEIEFELVNEVKASALKRWISRSTPASASKPKAKQSGGGSPAGATINKPINADESKADLPEKESNPKGDDQNSPAKLILKDRKLIFTLNKQQQAVFKGERHNARDGESAVDNPVERSKEAVKGSSSNDFGTIVMDDEK